A genomic stretch from Deinococcus metalli includes:
- a CDS encoding quercetin 2,3-dioxygenase, with translation MTLPYIRRAAPDTTHLYLGQPQTVLARTLDTGGAFAVVEEVMRAGLEPPLHTHTREDEAFYVLDGQLDFQIGNEHRRATPGDFVYLPRGMPHAFKVVTPTARMLVLLTPGGFEAFFGAMATPLQDDPLLPTPADFQRLVSEAPAYGIQWAMPATADQAPQGSMFPEGAS, from the coding sequence ATGACGCTTCCCTACATCCGCCGCGCCGCTCCGGACACGACTCACCTGTACCTGGGTCAGCCCCAGACGGTCCTGGCCCGCACCCTGGACACCGGAGGGGCATTCGCCGTGGTCGAGGAAGTCATGCGGGCCGGACTGGAGCCCCCCCTGCATACCCACACCCGAGAAGACGAGGCCTTCTACGTGCTGGACGGTCAGCTCGACTTTCAGATCGGGAACGAGCATCGCCGCGCCACCCCAGGCGACTTCGTGTACCTGCCCAGGGGAATGCCTCACGCCTTCAAGGTCGTCACGCCGACCGCCCGCATGCTGGTGCTGCTCACGCCAGGCGGCTTCGAGGCCTTCTTCGGGGCGATGGCTACGCCTCTACAGGACGATCCGCTGCTCCCCACGCCAGCAGACTTCCAGCGCCTGGTGAGCGAGGCCCCGGCCTACGGTATCCAGTGGGCGATGCCCGCCACCGCAGATCAAGCCCCGCAGGGGTCGATGTTCCCGGAAGGAGCATCATGA
- a CDS encoding MarR family winged helix-turn-helix transcriptional regulator yields MVRGTDPIVKSSDQNQAPLIGLLLSRPFQVVDERVNAALHRAGHTDIRPAHQIVFRLLGGGGARLVDLAARGLMTKQSMGYLVDHLEGAGYVERVSDPLDGRAKILQLTPLGRAAEGVARAAITELQNDWAREMGQGDFDLLIQLLRRLNAQLQTGDSR; encoded by the coding sequence ATGGTACGGGGAACCGATCCGATAGTCAAGTCTTCTGACCAAAACCAGGCACCTCTGATCGGGCTGCTGCTGTCCCGGCCCTTCCAGGTGGTCGATGAACGGGTCAATGCCGCCCTCCACCGGGCGGGCCACACCGACATCCGACCCGCCCACCAGATCGTCTTCCGTCTCCTGGGGGGCGGGGGCGCGCGGCTGGTCGATCTCGCTGCCCGGGGACTGATGACCAAGCAGTCGATGGGTTATCTCGTCGATCACCTGGAAGGCGCAGGGTACGTGGAACGTGTCAGCGATCCCCTGGACGGCCGGGCCAAGATTCTTCAGCTCACGCCCCTGGGACGCGCGGCGGAGGGCGTGGCCCGCGCGGCCATCACCGAGCTCCAGAACGACTGGGCACGCGAGATGGGCCAGGGCGACTTCGACCTCCTGATCCAGCTCCTGCGGCGCCTGAATGCCCAGCTTCAGACAGGTGATTCCCGATGA
- a CDS encoding PIG-L deacetylase family protein translates to MAVIAHPSDEVFNFGGTLAYYAAQGVKVTVVCATRGEGQPLLGPSDAAAVREHELRESCTALGLPPPVFLDYHDSGGLNATNRTDPLALVNAPHLEIEQRLLAVIAQERPQVLLTFDPRGGNGHPDKLRMFQATCAAFQFSGYLPDPPQRLFLAARSLALMEGLTSLPTGPWVDLDPRQYATAESGVAARIDTRGQRPTVIAAARAHTSQALSRLPEEVLNGVYGVALDWGIFVLAGSRGPLPRWPVEDVFEGL, encoded by the coding sequence ATGGCCGTGATCGCTCATCCCAGCGATGAGGTGTTCAATTTTGGTGGCACCCTGGCCTATTACGCAGCGCAAGGCGTGAAGGTCACCGTGGTCTGCGCCACCCGTGGGGAAGGTCAGCCGCTCCTTGGACCGTCAGACGCTGCTGCCGTGCGCGAACACGAACTCCGTGAGTCCTGCACGGCTCTGGGCCTTCCCCCACCAGTATTTCTCGACTATCACGACTCCGGAGGGCTGAACGCCACCAACAGGACGGACCCGTTGGCCCTGGTGAACGCTCCGCACTTGGAGATCGAACAACGCCTACTCGCGGTGATCGCGCAGGAACGGCCGCAGGTCCTGCTCACCTTCGATCCCAGAGGCGGCAACGGCCACCCAGACAAACTCCGGATGTTCCAGGCGACGTGTGCAGCCTTCCAGTTCAGCGGGTACCTGCCGGACCCACCCCAGCGGCTGTTCCTGGCGGCGCGGTCACTGGCACTGATGGAAGGCCTGACGTCGCTGCCGACGGGTCCGTGGGTCGATCTGGACCCCCGGCAGTACGCGACGGCCGAGTCGGGCGTGGCCGCGCGGATTGACACCCGGGGCCAGCGGCCTACTGTAATCGCGGCCGCACGCGCGCACACCTCACAGGCCCTCAGCCGGCTGCCTGAGGAGGTGCTGAACGGTGTGTACGGGGTGGCCCTCGACTGGGGAATCTTCGTGCTGGCCGGGAGCCGGGGCCCCTTGCCACGCTGGCCGGTCGAGGACGTCTTCGAGGGCCTGTGA